One genomic segment of Paenibacillus xylanexedens includes these proteins:
- a CDS encoding GHKL domain-containing protein — MDTYMIFSIIFVTLLMAFQANFYFDSVLGKSRRKPRRAIYFIVFILLCYFYLVSSFSDIVSTAVALLLIFSLAQSYEVEFKIKLVFTILYAVLITMANTIAVYILGVLESTDFISWEQFNGEDHWILSKVMLVGCSIMFIVIQIVRLVAKRRSFAVHYRYYLLFLIVPIITIYQINVASIYSEKNIFYVFSVLGSLFLNVFIVYVFDNMVEKVQLAHENTQLQRQMDYQDANYEKTVHSFKNIKSIIHDINQQFLYIDECIQRNELAAAGDHIKSTLNTIEGAYQRVNSGNLVIDALVTNTLAMGQANGIKIDTKIQLHSQHIQIDRYDLCVVLGNMLDNAIEASKKVRQAEDRYILIAIHSTSSTLVIQIMNHVEQPIVDLKSDKPNPEYHGIGLTNISRMCEKYGGHMSIEHQHRKFNNMVVLPFHTDNP; from the coding sequence ATGGATACCTATATGATCTTTTCCATCATCTTTGTGACGTTACTTATGGCATTTCAAGCGAATTTTTATTTTGATTCTGTGTTGGGCAAGTCCAGACGAAAGCCGCGCAGAGCGATCTATTTCATCGTTTTTATCCTGCTTTGTTATTTTTATTTGGTTTCTTCCTTCTCGGACATCGTTTCTACTGCTGTTGCTCTGCTGTTAATCTTCAGTCTGGCACAGTCCTATGAAGTGGAGTTCAAAATCAAGCTTGTTTTTACCATCCTGTATGCGGTTCTAATTACTATGGCAAATACGATAGCTGTATATATTCTCGGAGTTTTGGAATCCACAGATTTCATTTCATGGGAACAGTTCAATGGAGAAGACCACTGGATTCTTTCCAAGGTGATGCTGGTTGGTTGCAGTATCATGTTTATTGTTATTCAAATTGTACGTTTAGTGGCTAAACGCAGAAGTTTTGCCGTGCATTATCGTTATTATTTGCTGTTTCTTATCGTACCCATTATTACGATCTATCAGATCAATGTGGCCTCCATATATAGTGAAAAAAACATATTCTACGTCTTTTCTGTACTAGGCTCGCTATTTCTCAACGTGTTCATTGTATATGTATTCGATAACATGGTGGAAAAGGTACAGCTTGCGCATGAAAATACCCAGTTACAGCGTCAGATGGACTACCAGGATGCCAACTATGAGAAAACCGTTCACAGTTTCAAAAACATTAAATCCATCATCCATGATATCAATCAGCAGTTTCTGTATATTGATGAATGTATCCAACGTAACGAACTGGCAGCGGCAGGTGACCATATTAAGTCTACATTAAATACCATTGAAGGTGCGTATCAGCGGGTGAACTCTGGCAATCTGGTCATTGATGCACTCGTTACAAATACCTTGGCTATGGGGCAGGCAAACGGGATCAAAATCGACACCAAAATCCAGCTCCACTCGCAGCATATCCAGATCGATCGGTACGATCTGTGTGTGGTGCTGGGTAACATGCTCGATAACGCAATTGAGGCCTCCAAGAAAGTTAGACAGGCCGAGGATCGATACATCCTGATTGCCATTCACTCCACATCATCTACACTGGTCATCCAAATTATGAATCATGTGGAGCAACCGATCGTTGACTTGAAAAGTGACAAGCCCAATCCGGAGTACCATGGGATCGGTCTAACCAATATATCGCGAATGTGCGAGAAATATGGTGGACATATGAGTATTGAGCATCAGCATCGGAAATTTAACAACATGGTCGTGCTTCCGTTCCACACCGACAACCCCTGA
- a CDS encoding DUF6492 family protein, whose translation MSVQPGIRLNNAPKIDVLIPAIEKDLATLPLVIDNIRRYVKHPIGSIYIVSPVSTKIRKLCSLKNCIFVNERSVLPITKNDIHYQSSRWNRSGWLYQQLLKMNGDSIVKAKYFLVMDADTVLIKPHSFLVEGKTVFYCRDWSQPEYFNTYRKLLGMKAPRPRSFVTHYMLFDKSKLAALKQKIEAVHKLPWYKAIISNINKKKQFGFSEYETYANFMYTKNPGSMILRSSKNKSLNVNASSLKEQQIRNLALKYRSLSFHKRKIYSKAP comes from the coding sequence ATGTCCGTCCAGCCTGGAATCCGGTTGAATAATGCGCCTAAGATTGATGTTCTTATACCAGCGATCGAGAAAGATTTGGCTACCCTTCCCCTCGTCATCGATAACATTCGCCGTTATGTAAAACATCCCATTGGAAGCATATATATTGTTTCTCCGGTCAGCACCAAAATCAGAAAACTCTGTTCCCTTAAAAACTGCATTTTTGTTAATGAGCGATCCGTCCTGCCTATAACCAAAAACGACATACACTACCAGTCCTCCCGATGGAATCGGTCAGGCTGGTTATATCAGCAGTTGCTCAAAATGAACGGAGATTCCATTGTGAAGGCAAAGTACTTTCTAGTCATGGATGCAGATACCGTACTGATTAAACCTCATTCATTTCTTGTAGAAGGCAAAACAGTCTTTTACTGCCGTGACTGGAGCCAGCCGGAATATTTCAATACCTACCGCAAGTTGTTAGGCATGAAAGCTCCGCGTCCCCGCTCTTTTGTCACCCATTATATGCTGTTCGACAAATCGAAACTCGCTGCCTTAAAACAGAAAATTGAAGCGGTTCATAAGCTGCCATGGTACAAAGCGATCATATCTAATATCAATAAGAAGAAACAGTTTGGTTTCTCCGAGTATGAAACGTATGCCAATTTTATGTATACGAAAAACCCAGGCAGCATGATCCTTAGAAGTTCCAAGAATAAAAGTCTGAATGTGAACGCTTCTTCGTTAAAAGAGCAACAAATCCGCAATCTGGCTCTTAAATATCGTTCTCTTTCCTTTCATAAACGGAAAATCTATAGTAAAGCTCCCTGA
- a CDS encoding LytR/AlgR family response regulator transcription factor: MFNIAICDDEEQQRERVKSMLVSLSLKTNFDFQISLFTSGEQLLSHYREVGDTFNILILDVEMGGMNGIQTAKEIRNMKFLDVQIMFLTSYPEYMVESFDVITFQYLIKPIQPQVFEEKMIKLCQYFQALDKKYVLIKSDYDELLLKYDDILWIEVVKSLTIKNKLNFVTQENVHETKGILSSYASGLKDHGFLQIHRSIIINLMHVQKFSGTQVIMLNGTELPIGRSKVKEIKDAYTKYMIMRIQ, translated from the coding sequence ATGTTCAATATTGCAATCTGTGATGATGAGGAGCAGCAACGAGAACGTGTGAAATCCATGCTGGTCTCCTTATCTCTAAAAACCAATTTTGATTTTCAAATTAGCCTATTCACATCTGGTGAACAACTGCTCTCACACTACAGAGAGGTTGGGGATACATTCAATATTCTCATCTTGGATGTGGAGATGGGCGGAATGAACGGGATTCAGACCGCTAAAGAGATCAGGAACATGAAGTTTCTGGATGTACAGATTATGTTTCTGACCAGTTACCCGGAATATATGGTGGAGAGCTTTGATGTCATCACCTTTCAATATCTGATCAAGCCAATCCAGCCACAAGTTTTCGAGGAAAAGATGATTAAGCTGTGTCAATATTTTCAGGCATTGGACAAAAAGTATGTACTAATCAAGTCAGACTATGATGAACTGCTGCTGAAATATGATGATATTCTCTGGATTGAGGTCGTCAAAAGTTTAACGATCAAGAACAAGTTGAATTTTGTGACACAGGAAAATGTACATGAAACCAAAGGCATTTTATCCAGCTACGCTAGTGGTTTGAAAGACCATGGTTTCTTGCAGATCCATCGCTCGATTATCATCAATCTGATGCATGTTCAGAAGTTTTCCGGTACCCAAGTCATTATGTTGAATGGAACGGAACTGCCCATAGGTCGATCCAAGGTCAAAGAAATCAAGGATGCCTACACCAAATATATGATCATGAGGATTCAATGA
- a CDS encoding glycoside hydrolase family 2 TIM barrel-domain containing protein: MIATINLEGIWKLQLDEHKVERGLNFSDVITLPNTTSHAAKGKKNENVLIGALTDEYLFEGYAWFSREIEIPEHLAGKCCFLHLERTRVTRVWIDGVECGTQNSLNTPHRYEIEAGLTAGTHTITIRVDNTNYPTKGGHLTSEDTQTNWNGITGKLELQFFERVFLDNVQVYPDLATRSFEIKAALVGDLQEVRIVVSAVAVSADPVYTTEEQIFAPDSQEIQLTYKIGEDAMLWSDDEPNLYQLHIHLQDQDGEVLDSTEVWTGLREFRAAGDKFTINGRKTFLRGKHDGLIFPLAGYAPTDVDEWVRILAISKSYGINHYRFHTCCPPEAAFIAADLLGIYMEPELPFWGTITDESSDGHNQAEQDYLISEGFAMLRAFGNHPSFVMMSMGNELWGSKDRLNSILKAYKAYDPRHLYTEGSNNFQFVPDILEESEFFCGVRFSKERLFRGSYAMCDAPLGHVQTDLPNTLKDYDSNIVPEQGSDADPSGQTGDKEIQIQYGTGSKTVQAEAGSDQLVSHVPIISHEIGQYATFPNFEEINKYTGSLKAKNFEVFRERLNAKGLGHLAEAYFRASGKLAVACYKEELEAAFRSQQLAGFQLLDLQDFSGQGTALVGVLDAFMDSKGMITPEEWRTFCSDAVLLARFPKYNYQAGELFEARIELNYFRRQALDGLQLKWEIQSEQIEGSVLSEGKADLPATHGEHYVNIADLSIRIPEVSNMTKVELRLSIPGTDIHKSYDLWIYPSQLDVELTGLNLFTELSEAALVLLEQGEDIMLFPNPDQIQHAIKGFYSTDFWSYPMFRSISENMKREVPVSTMGLLIQQDHPAFEHFVTEEHSTYPWWSIVSESSSIILDELDKDLNPIVQTIDNFERNHKLGLLMECRVGKGRVLMGALNLERLMTTLEGKQLLYSFQRYVQSSAYQPVACLEVEELRKLLTKI, from the coding sequence ATGATAGCTACAATAAATCTGGAAGGCATATGGAAACTCCAACTTGATGAACATAAGGTGGAACGTGGTCTGAATTTCTCAGATGTTATTACATTGCCAAATACTACATCTCATGCGGCCAAGGGCAAGAAAAACGAGAATGTGTTAATCGGTGCGCTGACGGATGAGTACTTATTTGAGGGTTATGCCTGGTTTTCACGAGAGATTGAAATTCCCGAACACTTGGCTGGAAAATGTTGCTTCTTGCATCTGGAACGAACACGAGTAACCAGAGTTTGGATCGATGGGGTGGAATGCGGAACACAAAACAGTCTGAACACACCTCACCGTTACGAGATTGAGGCAGGGCTAACCGCTGGGACTCATACAATTACCATTCGAGTGGACAATACCAATTATCCAACTAAAGGTGGTCACCTTACATCCGAAGACACACAGACGAATTGGAACGGCATCACCGGGAAATTGGAACTTCAATTTTTCGAGCGTGTTTTCCTGGATAATGTTCAGGTCTATCCCGATCTTGCGACTCGATCTTTCGAGATCAAGGCAGCACTTGTTGGTGACCTGCAAGAAGTACGAATCGTGGTTTCAGCTGTTGCAGTCAGTGCAGATCCGGTGTATACGACCGAGGAACAGATTTTCGCCCCGGATTCGCAGGAAATCCAGCTGACGTACAAGATTGGTGAAGATGCGATGTTATGGAGTGATGATGAACCTAACCTGTACCAACTTCATATTCATCTGCAAGATCAGGACGGCGAAGTGCTGGATTCCACCGAAGTATGGACGGGATTACGGGAATTCCGGGCTGCCGGAGACAAATTCACCATTAATGGTCGCAAAACGTTTCTTCGAGGCAAACATGACGGGCTGATCTTTCCGCTCGCCGGATACGCGCCAACAGATGTGGATGAATGGGTTCGTATTCTCGCTATCTCCAAGTCCTACGGTATCAATCACTACCGTTTCCATACCTGTTGTCCTCCGGAGGCTGCTTTTATTGCAGCGGATCTGCTCGGCATCTACATGGAGCCTGAGCTTCCGTTCTGGGGAACCATTACGGATGAATCTTCGGATGGGCATAATCAAGCCGAGCAGGATTACTTGATTAGCGAAGGATTTGCGATGCTACGTGCTTTTGGTAATCATCCTTCGTTTGTCATGATGTCCATGGGGAATGAACTATGGGGAAGCAAGGACAGATTGAATTCGATCCTGAAGGCATACAAAGCATATGATCCTCGTCATCTATACACCGAAGGTTCGAATAACTTTCAGTTTGTGCCGGACATTCTGGAGGAAAGTGAATTCTTCTGCGGGGTACGGTTCTCCAAAGAGCGTCTGTTCAGAGGTTCGTATGCAATGTGTGATGCTCCGCTTGGACACGTGCAGACCGACTTGCCAAATACATTGAAAGATTACGATTCAAACATTGTACCTGAGCAAGGCAGCGATGCTGACCCTTCTGGTCAGACTGGGGACAAAGAGATTCAGATTCAGTATGGGACAGGTTCCAAAACAGTGCAGGCCGAAGCTGGAAGTGACCAACTTGTCTCACACGTACCAATTATTTCGCATGAAATTGGACAGTACGCCACGTTTCCTAATTTCGAGGAGATCAACAAGTATACGGGTTCTCTCAAAGCCAAGAATTTCGAAGTGTTTCGAGAGCGTCTGAATGCCAAAGGACTGGGACATCTGGCGGAAGCATACTTCAGAGCCTCTGGTAAACTCGCGGTCGCATGTTACAAGGAAGAACTGGAAGCTGCTTTTCGTTCGCAGCAACTAGCCGGTTTCCAGCTGCTGGATCTTCAGGATTTCAGTGGTCAGGGAACAGCGCTTGTGGGTGTACTGGACGCATTCATGGATTCCAAAGGCATGATTACACCTGAGGAGTGGAGAACGTTTTGTTCCGACGCTGTGTTGTTGGCGAGATTCCCCAAATATAATTATCAAGCGGGTGAATTGTTCGAAGCACGCATTGAACTAAATTACTTCCGGAGACAAGCATTGGATGGACTTCAATTGAAGTGGGAAATTCAAAGCGAGCAGATCGAAGGAAGCGTCCTATCGGAAGGGAAAGCAGACCTGCCAGCGACCCATGGAGAACATTATGTGAATATCGCGGATCTCAGCATTCGCATTCCTGAAGTCTCCAATATGACCAAAGTGGAGCTTAGACTGTCCATTCCAGGCACGGATATCCATAAGTCTTACGACCTGTGGATCTATCCGAGTCAACTGGACGTGGAATTGACCGGATTAAATCTCTTTACCGAACTCTCCGAAGCGGCGCTGGTGTTGCTAGAGCAGGGAGAGGATATTATGCTTTTCCCAAATCCCGACCAGATTCAACATGCGATTAAAGGTTTCTATAGCACCGATTTCTGGTCTTACCCTATGTTTCGATCCATCTCGGAGAATATGAAAAGAGAAGTTCCTGTGAGCACAATGGGCTTGTTAATTCAACAGGATCATCCGGCCTTCGAACATTTTGTCACAGAGGAGCACTCAACTTATCCGTGGTGGAGCATCGTGTCCGAGTCGTCATCGATCATCTTGGATGAGTTGGATAAAGACTTGAATCCGATCGTGCAGACCATTGACAATTTTGAGCGAAACCACAAGCTCGGCCTGTTGATGGAGTGTCGGGTCGGGAAGGGGAGAGTGCTGATGGGAGCTCTGAATCTGGAGCGTCTGATGACTACATTGGAGGGCAAACAGTTGTTATACAGCTTCCAGCGTTATGTACAGAGTTCCGCTTACCAGCCAGTTGCATGTCTGGAAGTAGAGGAACTTCGCAAGTTGTTAACTAAAATATAG
- a CDS encoding serine hydrolase domain-containing protein, giving the protein MKKLISLLCTAVLVITPLADVRAEANNSGTIEARAEQIAKEMVQNYGVTSVQYAIMDEGEYILSDSVGLHDKASKKPIDKDSMYGIGSVSKMVVTAAAMKLVDSGKIDLDEPLTSYIKDFKMADARYTQITPRMLMNHSSGLYGTHYGNSMLFDDNDTRNHDELLLKLQSEKLKSKPGAYSVYANDGFQLLEILVERVSGLSYSEYIAKYISEPLELESTKTPLDSFDRAQLSETYWPTLEMKMPTENANIIGTGGVYSTAEELSQFGEVLMGNRPDILSESAVKAMQSHEYRKGIWVSDEQNTINYGLGWDSVDLAPFSDYGVTALAKGGDTMLYHAVLITIPEHDISMAVLSSGGSSIYNQMFASKVLLEVLADQGIIDKVKPDQTFSSPDKVKMPTELSAYSGLYGTVGETLDITIKDGEMQLPALLGGIIPEQKYVYTGDEHFTSADGSVKASFVKESNDKVYVKVQGMITLPGIGQTVMNTYDYQKLDHNALDAATKEKWTARDGSKYYALDEKITSIFYLLPSMLIKNLSVDAKNGYANGTQIMDANNAENIAEIPVMNGRDAFDLQFYTKNGAEILLQDGQEYIAEDAITPIFGGKKGITTIPANGQARWYAIDARSGNKSITVDSPKTGGYAVYNDKGEMVDFSVATNQESTKLPKSGFIVFGGDAGDVFQIQLK; this is encoded by the coding sequence ATGAAGAAACTAATTAGTCTTTTATGTACAGCGGTGCTTGTAATTACACCGCTGGCAGATGTCAGAGCAGAGGCGAATAACAGCGGTACGATTGAGGCACGGGCGGAGCAGATCGCCAAGGAGATGGTGCAAAACTACGGTGTCACCAGTGTGCAATATGCGATCATGGATGAAGGGGAATATATTTTATCAGATAGTGTCGGATTGCACGATAAGGCATCAAAGAAGCCAATAGACAAGGATAGCATGTATGGCATAGGTTCGGTTAGCAAAATGGTTGTTACGGCAGCCGCCATGAAGCTGGTCGATTCCGGTAAAATAGATCTGGATGAGCCGCTTACTTCGTATATCAAGGACTTTAAAATGGCAGATGCGCGCTATACTCAAATCACACCGCGCATGTTGATGAATCATTCATCCGGTCTATACGGTACACATTATGGAAACAGCATGTTGTTTGACGATAATGATACCCGCAATCATGATGAGTTATTGCTCAAGCTTCAGTCCGAAAAACTGAAATCCAAACCTGGCGCATACTCCGTCTACGCCAATGACGGTTTTCAATTGCTTGAAATCCTGGTTGAACGGGTGAGCGGATTAAGCTACAGCGAATATATCGCCAAGTATATCAGCGAGCCGTTGGAGTTGGAATCAACGAAGACACCACTAGATTCCTTTGACAGAGCGCAATTATCCGAAACCTATTGGCCTACACTTGAGATGAAGATGCCTACCGAAAATGCAAACATTATCGGCACAGGCGGAGTGTATTCTACCGCAGAAGAATTGAGTCAATTCGGAGAGGTTTTAATGGGGAACAGACCGGATATTCTGTCCGAATCTGCTGTGAAGGCCATGCAATCTCATGAATATCGTAAGGGCATATGGGTATCTGATGAGCAAAATACGATCAATTATGGCTTGGGATGGGATTCGGTTGACCTTGCACCTTTCAGCGATTATGGGGTTACCGCGCTTGCCAAAGGCGGGGATACCATGTTGTACCATGCCGTGTTAATCACTATACCTGAACATGATATTTCAATGGCGGTTCTATCATCTGGCGGATCTTCCATCTACAATCAGATGTTTGCCAGCAAAGTGCTGCTGGAAGTTCTGGCGGATCAAGGCATCATTGACAAGGTTAAACCCGATCAGACCTTCTCGTCACCCGACAAAGTGAAGATGCCAACAGAATTAAGCGCGTACTCCGGTCTCTATGGTACGGTAGGAGAGACATTGGATATAACGATTAAGGATGGTGAGATGCAACTGCCTGCTTTGCTGGGTGGAATTATTCCAGAGCAGAAATATGTGTACACAGGGGACGAACATTTTACAAGTGCGGATGGCAGTGTAAAAGCTAGTTTTGTGAAGGAAAGTAATGACAAGGTGTATGTTAAAGTTCAAGGCATGATAACGTTACCCGGCATAGGTCAAACGGTAATGAACACGTATGATTATCAAAAACTGGATCATAATGCGCTTGACGCAGCAACCAAAGAGAAATGGACAGCTCGTGACGGCTCGAAATATTACGCATTGGATGAAAAAATAACATCGATCTTTTATCTGCTTCCATCGATGCTGATCAAGAACCTGTCTGTTGACGCCAAAAATGGCTATGCTAATGGCACGCAAATCATGGATGCAAACAACGCAGAGAATATCGCCGAGATTCCTGTAATGAACGGAAGAGACGCGTTTGATCTGCAATTTTACACAAAGAATGGCGCCGAGATTTTGCTCCAGGATGGGCAAGAATACATTGCCGAGGATGCGATTACTCCAATCTTTGGTGGGAAAAAAGGAATTACGACTATTCCGGCAAACGGTCAAGCCCGGTGGTATGCGATCGACGCCCGATCGGGTAACAAATCCATCACGGTGGATTCTCCCAAGACCGGAGGTTATGCAGTGTATAATGATAAAGGGGAAATGGTTGACTTCTCTGTAGCAACCAATCAGGAATCGACGAAACTCCCGAAAAGTGGTTTTATCGTTTTTGGTGGTGATGCGGGGGATGTCTTCCAGATCCAACTAAAGTAA
- a CDS encoding YheC/YheD family protein has product MGVDKLQPLRSKWLKTKLIINNELIKPFIPDTQKYNKTNLKSMISKYGMVYVKPERGTFGMGVIKAEMESHQHFVYQIEQKRLTFDSFESFYNSLTRLVNKRSYLIQRGIHLLKHNNRRFDIRVMIQLSPTKHWEATGIIGRLGHPKKIVTNYHSGGTPMDIHKLLKSHASTKRRNELIQEMNELSLRIARHMKKKYPHLKQIGVDIGLDHSLKPWIIEVNVKPDPYIFNQLKDKTMYRKVIRYYRHAFPKKTK; this is encoded by the coding sequence ATGGGAGTTGATAAGTTGCAGCCGTTAAGAAGCAAGTGGTTAAAAACAAAATTGATCATTAATAATGAATTAATTAAACCGTTTATCCCCGACACACAGAAATATAACAAGACGAATCTGAAATCCATGATCAGCAAATATGGAATGGTCTATGTCAAACCCGAGAGAGGTACTTTCGGGATGGGTGTTATTAAGGCCGAGATGGAAAGTCATCAACATTTTGTCTATCAGATCGAGCAAAAACGTCTGACGTTTGACAGTTTTGAATCGTTTTATAACAGTCTGACTCGTCTGGTGAATAAAAGAAGTTATCTGATTCAGAGAGGAATCCATCTGCTTAAGCACAATAACAGACGTTTTGACATCCGTGTCATGATACAGCTAAGCCCGACCAAACATTGGGAAGCTACCGGAATCATCGGGCGACTGGGTCATCCAAAGAAAATCGTAACCAATTATCATAGTGGTGGTACACCGATGGATATTCACAAGCTGCTAAAATCACATGCATCCACCAAACGCAGAAACGAACTGATTCAAGAGATGAATGAGCTTAGCCTGCGCATAGCTCGTCATATGAAAAAAAAGTACCCGCATCTTAAGCAAATTGGTGTGGATATCGGCCTTGACCACAGTCTGAAACCCTGGATTATTGAAGTAAATGTCAAACCTGACCCATATATATTCAATCAATTAAAGGACAAGACGATGTATCGCAAGGTAATACGATATTACCGCCATGCTTTCCCCAAAAAAACAAAATAA
- a CDS encoding sugar phosphate nucleotidyltransferase, which translates to MHIVLLCGGSGKRLWPLSNELRSKLFIDILPSPAGGRESMISRVCRQLDSSSLTDSTLIISHQDQANITARHTRGKIPVIGEPYKRGTFTAAALATLYLQSFRMAKDDDVICIAPADVFAGEDFFSNFQLLPDILKHSQADIALIGTRPTHASEQYGYILPGGEERNAYAPITQFIEKPEATIAETLLQRGALWNCGVYAFTVAFMISHIKKMGLPVHYDQLLSLYEALPERSFDKHVAEKAQRAVVLPYKGVWQDIGSWDTLCAQLDTHVIGHGEISGSSSDSYIINELPYPIQVIGVPGIIAAASPDGILIANKNNSNEIKAQLGNLPLKPMYGEATWGNYRVIESTLEDENRTVTTLNITVLPGKHIGLNWHRTGCRAWTMLAGSGQVLVNGKVMQVSMGNQFAITKESLFSILAETRMVILEVRIGVTEDKDNILFEEEDWNVILKSAGSFNA; encoded by the coding sequence ATGCATATCGTACTGCTGTGCGGCGGCTCTGGCAAAAGGCTCTGGCCGTTATCCAATGAGCTTCGCTCCAAGCTGTTCATAGATATACTTCCATCACCCGCTGGAGGTAGGGAATCCATGATCAGCAGAGTATGCCGCCAGCTTGACAGTTCATCCCTAACGGATTCAACGCTCATTATTTCACATCAGGACCAAGCTAATATTACGGCACGACATACTCGAGGCAAAATACCAGTCATCGGGGAACCTTATAAACGAGGCACTTTTACTGCGGCGGCCTTAGCGACGTTATATCTGCAATCCTTCCGAATGGCCAAAGATGACGATGTGATCTGTATCGCGCCAGCTGATGTGTTCGCAGGTGAAGATTTTTTCAGCAACTTCCAATTACTGCCGGACATATTGAAACATTCTCAAGCCGATATCGCTTTAATTGGGACAAGGCCTACACATGCTTCAGAACAGTATGGATACATCCTGCCGGGTGGGGAAGAACGTAATGCTTATGCGCCCATAACACAATTTATAGAAAAACCAGAAGCCACCATTGCTGAAACTCTGCTACAACGTGGGGCACTATGGAACTGTGGTGTGTACGCGTTCACCGTCGCGTTTATGATATCCCATATTAAAAAAATGGGGCTTCCGGTTCATTATGATCAATTGTTGTCCCTGTATGAAGCGTTGCCTGAACGAAGTTTTGACAAGCATGTTGCAGAAAAGGCGCAGCGGGCCGTAGTCCTGCCTTATAAGGGAGTATGGCAGGATATCGGAAGCTGGGATACGCTGTGCGCACAGTTAGATACCCATGTAATCGGACACGGTGAAATCTCGGGTTCTTCCTCCGATTCCTATATTATTAACGAGCTTCCCTACCCCATCCAAGTCATTGGCGTGCCAGGTATTATCGCTGCCGCAAGTCCGGATGGCATTCTCATTGCCAACAAAAATAATTCAAATGAAATTAAAGCGCAATTGGGTAACTTGCCATTAAAACCGATGTATGGTGAAGCAACCTGGGGCAATTATCGTGTCATTGAAAGTACGTTAGAAGATGAGAATAGAACAGTAACCACATTAAACATAACGGTTCTACCGGGCAAACATATCGGGTTGAACTGGCATAGAACTGGGTGTAGAGCATGGACCATGCTTGCAGGCAGTGGGCAAGTGCTTGTTAACGGAAAGGTCATGCAAGTGAGTATGGGCAATCAGTTTGCGATTACCAAGGAGAGTCTCTTTTCTATTCTGGCTGAAACCAGGATGGTGATCCTTGAGGTCCGGATCGGAGTAACAGAGGATAAAGACAACATACTTTTTGAAGAAGAAGATTGGAATGTAATCCTAAAAAGTGCAGGTTCATTTAACGCTTAA